A window of Strigops habroptila isolate Jane chromosome 5, bStrHab1.2.pri, whole genome shotgun sequence contains these coding sequences:
- the DDIT4 gene encoding DNA damage-inducible transcript 4 protein isoform X2 gives MPGLWHRLAGGEPGRLETSDYAEYADGVSLPDLDLLHDPEDELLCASLMDLVQTTLGRAPLGAKRCSRLLMPAQLLAQVRTELLRLACSEPCGLRGALLDLCVEHGKACHDVGHITVDPAVVPTFQLTLVLRLDSRLWPKIQGLFTSSPAFTPLKLSTGFRVIKKKLYSSEQLLIEEC, from the exons ATGCCCGGGTTGTGGCACCGGCTGGCGGGCGGCGAGCCCGGCCGCCTGGAGACCTCTGACT ATGCTGAATATGCTGACGGGGTCTCCCTGCCGGACCTCGACCTGCTGCATGACCCTGAAGATGAGCTGCTGTGTGCCAGCCTGATGGACCTGGTGCAGACCACGCTGGGCAGAGCCCCGCTGGGAGCCAAGCGCTGCTCCCGGCTCCTCATGCCGGcccagctcctggcacaggTGAGGACGGAGCTGCTGCGCTTGGCCTGCAGCGAGCCGTGTGGGCTGCGCGGGGCCCTCCTTGACCTCTGCGTGGAGCACGGCAAGGCCTGCCACGACGTGGGGCACATCACCGTGGACCCGGCTGTGGTGCCCACCTTCCAGCTCACCCTGGTGCTCCGGCTGGACTCCCGCCTCTGGCCCAAGATCCAGGGACTCTTCACCTCCAGTCCGGCTTTCACACCGCTGAAGCTGAGCACGGGCTTCAGGGTCATCAAGAAGAAGCTGTACAGCTCTGAGCAGCTGCTCATAGAAGAGTGCTGa
- the DDIT4 gene encoding DNA damage-inducible transcript 4 protein isoform X1 has protein sequence MPGLWHRLAGGEPGRLETSDCESLGSASGSEGDAEYADGVSLPDLDLLHDPEDELLCASLMDLVQTTLGRAPLGAKRCSRLLMPAQLLAQVRTELLRLACSEPCGLRGALLDLCVEHGKACHDVGHITVDPAVVPTFQLTLVLRLDSRLWPKIQGLFTSSPAFTPLKLSTGFRVIKKKLYSSEQLLIEEC, from the exons ATGCCCGGGTTGTGGCACCGGCTGGCGGGCGGCGAGCCCGGCCGCCTGGAGACCTCTGACTGTGAGTCGCTGGGCAGCGCCTCCGGCTCGGAGGGAG ATGCTGAATATGCTGACGGGGTCTCCCTGCCGGACCTCGACCTGCTGCATGACCCTGAAGATGAGCTGCTGTGTGCCAGCCTGATGGACCTGGTGCAGACCACGCTGGGCAGAGCCCCGCTGGGAGCCAAGCGCTGCTCCCGGCTCCTCATGCCGGcccagctcctggcacaggTGAGGACGGAGCTGCTGCGCTTGGCCTGCAGCGAGCCGTGTGGGCTGCGCGGGGCCCTCCTTGACCTCTGCGTGGAGCACGGCAAGGCCTGCCACGACGTGGGGCACATCACCGTGGACCCGGCTGTGGTGCCCACCTTCCAGCTCACCCTGGTGCTCCGGCTGGACTCCCGCCTCTGGCCCAAGATCCAGGGACTCTTCACCTCCAGTCCGGCTTTCACACCGCTGAAGCTGAGCACGGGCTTCAGGGTCATCAAGAAGAAGCTGTACAGCTCTGAGCAGCTGCTCATAGAAGAGTGCTGa